A genomic window from Candidatus Poribacteria bacterium includes:
- a CDS encoding Nramp family divalent metal transporter, with amino-acid sequence MAETKETVSGGTLPDWEVEDLPAPPKYQFGKAFRSILGPGIIALGGSIGSGEWLLGPAITAQYGGRLLWIATIAILLQVILNTEAIRYTLYTGEPMLSGYMRCKPGAPFWASFYSSVNFFGIWPGWAMTAATALAAAWLGYMPQDVDSGTVRLFAYLIFFLCLGIVLFGGKIYNALEKVQLFMVIWIISYLVVIDLFMVPPSVWWDAIKGFFSFGALPAPGPDGQVNWLLLGAFAAYAGSGGLGNVTITNYVRDKGWGMSSLVGAIPSMIGGQNVTLSHWGKVFRITPQNLTRFKEWWKYVRFEQYGIWMLGCFVGIALPAMLTIAFVPAGQEMDQWAAAGFQADGLAAKGGRVMWYLTLLCGFWVLFSTQLGGVDGVPRTYTDIIWTGLKRVRNLGEHNAKWIYYPILGVYIIWGIVAMYLAKPFFMILVSATIGGYLLVFSAIHTLYVNRKFLPPEIQAPLWKQIGLVLCAGYYSIFGTITVYQKVLVPYVFPIFG; translated from the coding sequence ATGGCAGAAACGAAAGAAACTGTATCAGGCGGCACACTCCCCGATTGGGAGGTCGAAGATTTACCTGCACCACCGAAGTACCAATTTGGAAAAGCGTTTCGGAGTATCTTAGGTCCCGGCATCATCGCCTTAGGAGGTTCAATCGGTAGTGGTGAGTGGTTGCTCGGTCCTGCGATTACCGCACAATACGGTGGTAGATTGCTTTGGATTGCAACAATCGCTATCCTGCTTCAGGTGATCCTGAACACAGAGGCGATCCGTTATACGCTCTACACGGGTGAACCGATGTTGAGCGGTTACATGCGCTGTAAACCCGGCGCGCCTTTCTGGGCTTCTTTCTATTCGTCGGTTAACTTTTTTGGGATCTGGCCCGGTTGGGCGATGACGGCCGCGACGGCACTCGCTGCCGCGTGGCTCGGCTATATGCCACAAGACGTAGATAGCGGGACCGTGCGCCTGTTCGCATATCTCATCTTTTTTCTCTGCTTGGGGATTGTGCTATTCGGTGGAAAGATCTACAATGCCCTTGAGAAGGTGCAGCTTTTCATGGTCATCTGGATCATCAGTTACCTCGTTGTCATCGATCTGTTTATGGTTCCACCGAGTGTGTGGTGGGATGCCATCAAAGGTTTCTTTAGCTTCGGAGCACTTCCTGCACCAGGTCCCGATGGACAGGTTAATTGGCTGTTGCTTGGGGCTTTCGCTGCCTACGCCGGAAGTGGAGGTTTAGGCAATGTCACCATCACGAATTACGTGCGCGACAAAGGATGGGGAATGAGTAGTCTCGTCGGGGCGATCCCATCAATGATCGGCGGACAAAACGTGACACTCTCACACTGGGGCAAAGTCTTTCGCATCACACCCCAAAATCTGACGCGATTTAAAGAATGGTGGAAATATGTCCGTTTCGAGCAGTACGGTATTTGGATGCTTGGATGTTTTGTCGGTATTGCGCTGCCTGCGATGCTCACAATAGCATTTGTGCCTGCTGGACAGGAGATGGACCAATGGGCAGCGGCAGGCTTCCAAGCGGACGGACTCGCAGCAAAAGGTGGTAGAGTGATGTGGTATCTCACACTGCTGTGTGGTTTCTGGGTGCTGTTCTCGACCCAACTCGGTGGTGTAGACGGTGTGCCCCGGACGTATACCGATATTATATGGACAGGGTTGAAACGGGTACGAAACTTGGGTGAACACAACGCAAAATGGATCTACTATCCTATTCTCGGTGTCTATATTATTTGGGGCATCGTTGCGATGTACCTCGCGAAACCGTTCTTTATGATCTTGGTATCGGCAACGATTGGCGGGTATCTGCTCGTGTTTTCGGCGATACACACGCTCTATGTGAACCGAAAATTCTTACCACCAGAAATACAAGCACCGTTGTGGAAACAGATTGGGTTGGTATTGTGCGCAGGATATTATTCGATCTTCGGAACGATTACCGTTTATCAGAAAGTACTTGTGCCTTATGTTTTCCCGATTTTTGGGTAA
- a CDS encoding LamG domain-containing protein yields the protein MKVLFFLILVIGLVMPCTLWAKNLALELDGKTAIEVPNSDSLNPKNAITIEAWMNMSKPVGECLAKDWGGKRDYIFPEIVQNGNGLRFVLWPGTKILDVPGLEPNEWQHVAGVWDGKEMRTYIDGEEKGALPFEAKELAATDASLYIGVGDSQNWFCTGAIDEIRIWEVARTEEEINEFMMNVLNGDEKGLNAHYTFDEGNANDNTKNGNDGNGGFGKPNYVDVTNALDLEPLSVNPKDKLAITWAWVKQIR from the coding sequence ATGAAAGTGCTATTTTTTCTGATCCTCGTTATTGGGCTGGTAATGCCTTGCACACTTTGGGCAAAAAATCTGGCATTGGAATTAGATGGCAAAACAGCGATTGAAGTCCCAAACAGTGACAGCTTGAATCCCAAAAACGCGATAACGATAGAAGCGTGGATGAACATGAGCAAACCTGTCGGGGAGTGCCTTGCAAAGGATTGGGGCGGCAAAAGGGATTACATCTTTCCAGAGATCGTCCAAAATGGAAACGGATTGCGATTTGTCCTCTGGCCCGGCACGAAAATCCTTGATGTCCCTGGATTGGAGCCGAATGAATGGCAGCATGTCGCGGGTGTCTGGGACGGGAAAGAGATGCGAACGTATATTGATGGAGAAGAAAAGGGTGCCTTACCGTTCGAGGCAAAGGAATTAGCAGCAACCGACGCTTCGCTGTATATCGGTGTCGGCGATAGTCAAAATTGGTTCTGTACAGGAGCCATTGATGAAATCCGTATCTGGGAAGTCGCTCGGACCGAGGAAGAGATTAATGAATTCATGATGAACGTACTCAACGGTGATGAAAAGGGTCTGAACGCACACTACACTTTCGATGAAGGTAATGCCAACGATAATACCAAAAACGGAAATGATGGTAACGGCGGATTTGGAAAACCGAATTATGTTGATGTCACCAACGCCCTGGACCTCGAACCACTTTCCGTTAACCCGAAAGATAAGCTGGCGATAACGTGGGCATGGGTAAAACAGATTCGATAA
- a CDS encoding haloacid dehalogenase type II: protein MQSEQSKIKALTFDVFGTVVDWYGSIVAEGEEFGNIHGIDIDWAQFALKWRSGYGPAMDRVRRGELPWQNIDALHRLILDSLLDEFEIVGLNETDKDHLNRVWHRLKPWPDAVSGLRRLRKQYIIATLSNGNVALLTNMAKFGGLPWDCILSAELTGHYKPDPEVYQTAASLLGLSPGEVMMVAAHPGDLRASQAVGFQTALVPRPLEYGPGGVQGVNAHPSDLVANDFNELADLLGIT, encoded by the coding sequence ATGCAAAGCGAGCAATCCAAAATCAAAGCACTCACCTTTGATGTGTTTGGCACGGTTGTAGATTGGTACGGTTCAATTGTTGCCGAAGGTGAAGAATTTGGAAATATCCACGGTATTGATATTGATTGGGCGCAATTCGCCTTGAAATGGCGCTCTGGATACGGTCCCGCGATGGATAGGGTCCGACGCGGCGAATTGCCGTGGCAAAACATTGACGCACTACATCGGCTCATCTTGGATAGTCTTCTTGACGAATTTGAAATCGTCGGCTTAAACGAAACCGATAAAGATCATCTGAATCGGGTCTGGCATCGGCTCAAACCGTGGCCCGATGCAGTCAGCGGTTTGAGACGGCTCCGCAAGCAGTATATCATCGCCACGCTCTCTAACGGCAACGTTGCCTTGCTGACCAACATGGCGAAATTTGGGGGACTGCCGTGGGATTGTATCCTGTCTGCCGAATTAACAGGGCATTACAAACCGGATCCCGAAGTTTACCAAACCGCCGCTTCCCTGCTTGGTTTGTCCCCCGGTGAAGTTATGATGGTAGCCGCACACCCTGGTGATCTTCGAGCCTCACAGGCGGTCGGTTTTCAAACTGCCCTGGTGCCGCGTCCTTTAGAATATGGACCTGGTGGAGTTCAAGGCGTAAACGCGCACCCCTCTGACCTCGTCGCCAACGATTTTAACGAGCTGGCAGACTTGTTGGGGATAACATAG
- a CDS encoding ComEA family DNA-binding protein: MNHVSDTIERHYWKAVIFLVILILVGTGFWGVRRFAPAIFLGKPDLIVGPNEERPQSQVTPDKPALLNINTASAEELQTLPNIGAGTAQRIVDYRSQNGNFTSVDALQKVKGIGAKTLEKLRPFVDVK; this comes from the coding sequence ATGAATCACGTATCGGATACTATTGAACGCCATTATTGGAAGGCTGTCATTTTTCTCGTGATACTAATTTTAGTCGGGACCGGTTTTTGGGGTGTGAGACGGTTCGCACCTGCGATCTTCCTCGGAAAACCAGATCTGATCGTTGGTCCAAATGAGGAACGTCCACAAAGCCAAGTAACACCGGATAAACCCGCGCTTCTTAATATCAACACCGCCTCTGCCGAGGAACTCCAAACCCTTCCAAATATCGGCGCGGGAACGGCACAAAGAATTGTCGACTATCGGTCGCAGAACGGTAACTTTACCAGTGTGGATGCCCTCCAGAAAGTCAAGGGGATTGGTGCAAAGACGCTGGAGAAATTGAGACCTTTCGTTGATGTCAAATAA
- a CDS encoding class I SAM-dependent methyltransferase: MPKDEYQKQVINDEFLRRAAQLQIAPGPVGDDVPEWTADGIEELPGFFNSTADIWDQKFGAEPDDPFYQAVALQIPQTEAPIEILDLGCGTGIQLEFVFKRAPNAKVTAVDRAPNMLKQLHAKFANKTEQLKLQQGSLLELTFGHHAYDYAISTLTMHHFLPEKKVDIYKEVRKALRATGIYIEGDQTNTLKGEKSTLYWYDRWIAKLPGGDSAEWNYDITLSPQTQARILQEAGFSEVQLTWHHPAEGAVHVAKY, translated from the coding sequence GTGCCGAAGGACGAATACCAAAAGCAAGTCATAAACGATGAATTTCTGAGGCGAGCGGCACAACTACAAATCGCCCCTGGACCGGTGGGTGATGATGTGCCTGAATGGACAGCTGATGGTATTGAAGAGCTTCCTGGATTCTTCAATTCAACCGCTGATATCTGGGATCAAAAGTTTGGCGCGGAACCGGATGACCCGTTCTATCAGGCTGTTGCCCTTCAGATACCACAGACAGAGGCACCAATTGAGATTCTGGATCTCGGTTGCGGGACGGGGATTCAACTTGAATTTGTTTTTAAAAGGGCACCCAATGCCAAAGTTACAGCGGTTGATAGAGCACCAAACATGCTTAAGCAGCTCCACGCGAAATTCGCTAATAAAACCGAACAATTGAAATTACAGCAAGGCTCTTTATTGGAACTTACGTTTGGACATCATGCGTATGACTACGCTATTTCTACATTGACCATGCATCACTTCCTTCCAGAGAAAAAAGTCGATATCTACAAAGAGGTAAGAAAGGCTTTGCGAGCGACTGGCATCTACATAGAAGGCGATCAGACCAACACACTTAAAGGGGAGAAAAGCACACTCTATTGGTACGATAGGTGGATTGCGAAGCTTCCAGGTGGTGATAGTGCTGAGTGGAATTACGATATTACACTGTCACCGCAGACACAAGCCCGTATCCTTCAAGAAGCAGGATTTTCTGAAGTCCAACTTACATGGCATCATCCGGCGGAAGGGGCTGTTCATGTTGCTAAATATTGA
- the thiO gene encoding glycine oxidase ThiO produces the protein MNQNHADVIIIGGGIIGCAIAYDLAKRGVKPLVIDKAHAVGTEASWAGAGILTSHASTHEPYPTLCRASLELYPSLAEELRTETQIDIEFIQSGTLSVFFNQAEAAGLIGLADRRVKRGFSTEVLTAEQARELEPALSKSIAGAVLFPEDAQVRNPKMVTALAKGAAKHGAEFQVGNPVTDFVRDSKNDGNRVVGVVVNGETLYADTFVIAAGCWAGALIAQLDVPIQIGPAKGQIVLVEAMPPPFQHIVDGLGIYVVPRADGKILLGATVEFVGYDKTATVDGAKQMIDAGVAIAPQLANSTFVQTWAGLRPYVRKGPLLGYLPGYDNVVLASGHFKNGILLAPITGQLIGELITTGKPSLSLEPFQPEI, from the coding sequence TTGAATCAAAATCACGCCGATGTCATCATTATTGGTGGAGGGATTATCGGGTGTGCCATCGCTTACGATCTTGCTAAGCGAGGCGTGAAACCCTTGGTGATTGACAAAGCGCACGCTGTGGGTACGGAGGCTTCATGGGCAGGTGCAGGAATTTTAACCTCACACGCGTCAACACATGAACCGTATCCAACGCTCTGCCGCGCGAGTCTTGAGTTGTATCCGTCCTTAGCGGAGGAACTCCGTACAGAGACCCAGATAGATATTGAGTTCATCCAATCTGGGACCCTATCCGTATTCTTCAATCAGGCTGAGGCGGCGGGGTTAATTGGTCTCGCAGACCGGCGCGTGAAACGCGGTTTTTCAACGGAAGTCTTGACAGCCGAACAAGCAAGGGAGTTGGAGCCAGCACTCTCGAAATCTATTGCTGGTGCCGTTCTGTTTCCTGAAGATGCACAAGTCCGCAACCCGAAGATGGTGACAGCACTCGCAAAGGGCGCAGCAAAACACGGCGCGGAATTCCAAGTAGGCAATCCTGTCACCGATTTTGTCCGAGACAGTAAAAACGATGGAAATCGCGTTGTCGGGGTCGTCGTGAACGGCGAAACCTTATACGCGGACACGTTCGTGATTGCTGCCGGATGCTGGGCAGGTGCGCTGATTGCCCAACTTGACGTGCCGATACAGATTGGACCCGCGAAGGGACAGATCGTCCTCGTTGAAGCGATGCCGCCGCCTTTCCAGCACATCGTTGATGGACTCGGCATTTACGTCGTACCGAGAGCCGATGGTAAAATTCTACTCGGTGCCACCGTCGAATTTGTCGGTTATGACAAAACCGCAACAGTGGACGGTGCCAAGCAGATGATTGACGCAGGAGTTGCCATCGCGCCACAACTCGCGAACAGCACTTTCGTGCAAACGTGGGCAGGTTTGCGTCCTTATGTAAGAAAAGGACCGCTTCTCGGCTACTTGCCGGGGTATGACAACGTCGTCTTGGCATCTGGACATTTCAAAAACGGCATTCTTCTCGCACCGATCACGGGGCAACTCATCGGTGAACTGATCACAACAGGAAAACCCTCACTGTCACTGGAGCCTTTTCAGCCAGAAATATAA
- a CDS encoding sigma-70 family RNA polymerase sigma factor, translated as MLHTDEQLMLSVKDGNRDAFRILTERHYANTLNFIYRFVKNQTLAEDLCQETFLRLWRCVPTYRPIAKFRTFLYHIAKNVCLKQLATEQRTPQIESLDAVYSDEDENSHPIAVAIADTRYSPEALLIAKETYEAIQSAIDKLSKEHQVVFRMTEVQGLSYQEVATILECPIGTVASRKNAAIRQLRKFLAPYRTSL; from the coding sequence ATGTTACACACTGACGAACAGTTGATGCTCTCTGTGAAAGATGGAAACAGAGATGCATTCCGAATTTTAACGGAGCGACATTACGCAAACACTTTAAATTTTATCTATCGATTTGTCAAAAACCAAACACTCGCGGAGGACCTTTGTCAAGAGACGTTCCTGCGGCTGTGGCGTTGTGTACCAACGTACCGCCCGATTGCCAAATTCAGGACGTTCCTTTATCATATCGCCAAGAACGTCTGTTTAAAACAATTGGCGACAGAGCAAAGGACACCCCAGATTGAATCATTGGATGCCGTCTATAGTGATGAAGATGAAAACTCTCATCCTATCGCTGTCGCTATAGCGGATACACGTTATTCTCCGGAGGCACTGCTCATTGCTAAAGAGACCTACGAGGCGATTCAGTCTGCGATTGATAAGTTGTCGAAGGAACACCAAGTGGTGTTTCGGATGACAGAGGTTCAAGGATTGTCTTATCAAGAAGTCGCGACGATCCTCGAATGTCCGATTGGGACTGTTGCCTCGCGCAAGAACGCAGCGATTCGACAACTCCGGAAATTTTTGGCACCCTACAGGACAAGCTTATGA
- a CDS encoding methyltransferase domain-containing protein has product MYKFSDEILSFYRQTKESERLKKDVRGQIEFARTQEIITRYLPDPPAVVLDIGGGSGPYACWLAKAGYEVHLVDPVDLHIEQAKEASSQQPEHPIASVSLGDARELRFSSASANAVLLLGPLYHLIDKNERLLALREAYRVVRDGGIMVAAGISRFASLLDFFCKDRLGNLVLRNIVQNDLEMGYHQNPTKNLEFFTDAYLHRPEELGSEVVEAGFQHQTTLAVQGPTWLFRSIESYWADSDQRAIVLDLIRKVEAEPSILGMSSHILAIGTK; this is encoded by the coding sequence TTGTATAAATTTTCAGATGAGATTCTTTCGTTCTATAGGCAGACGAAAGAATCGGAAAGACTTAAAAAGGATGTTAGAGGACAGATAGAATTTGCGCGGACACAAGAGATTATCACCCGCTATTTACCCGATCCACCCGCAGTCGTTTTGGACATTGGTGGTGGATCGGGTCCCTATGCCTGCTGGTTAGCAAAGGCGGGTTATGAAGTCCACCTCGTAGACCCTGTGGATTTACATATTGAGCAAGCGAAAGAAGCCTCCAGTCAACAGCCAGAACACCCGATCGCCAGTGTATCGCTCGGTGATGCGCGGGAACTGCGTTTTTCGTCAGCATCTGCGAACGCTGTTCTGCTATTGGGACCGCTCTATCATCTGATTGATAAAAATGAACGGCTGCTGGCACTGAGAGAAGCGTATCGTGTTGTAAGGGACGGTGGCATTATGGTTGCTGCCGGTATCTCGCGGTTCGCCTCTCTACTCGATTTTTTCTGCAAAGACCGATTGGGCAACTTGGTCTTAAGAAACATCGTTCAAAATGACCTCGAGATGGGTTATCATCAGAACCCAACTAAGAATTTAGAATTTTTTACGGATGCATATCTCCACCGTCCGGAAGAACTCGGTTCTGAAGTGGTCGAAGCAGGTTTCCAGCATCAGACGACACTTGCTGTACAAGGACCAACGTGGCTTTTTAGGTCGATTGAAAGTTATTGGGCAGACTCTGACCAGCGCGCTATAGTTTTAGATTTAATTCGGAAGGTTGAAGCAGAACCGTCAATACTCGGCATGAGTTCGCATATCCTCGCGATAGGCACAAAATAA
- a CDS encoding Uma2 family endonuclease, which produces MDLQEVSEVAQEIYPPEPTTMTVEEFLARDIEGYEYVKGELVPMSSPSLGHGKISARITHYLFTYVSENQLGDVYVEAGFKVGERGMKPDVAFISTARLPEDESKGSPMPPDFAVEVISPTDVQWRVTEKVQAYLEAGTQMVWVVESVMKTVTVYRSETDIKVFTGADTLTGEDVVPGFSCRVAQLFE; this is translated from the coding sequence ATGGATTTACAGGAAGTTTCAGAAGTCGCGCAAGAAATATACCCGCCCGAACCTACTACGATGACAGTGGAGGAATTTCTGGCACGCGATATAGAGGGGTATGAATACGTTAAAGGAGAATTAGTGCCGATGTCGTCTCCGTCATTAGGACATGGTAAAATTAGTGCGAGAATCACCCACTATTTATTTACATACGTAAGTGAAAATCAGTTAGGGGATGTGTATGTAGAAGCAGGATTTAAAGTCGGAGAACGCGGAATGAAACCGGATGTCGCGTTTATTTCAACCGCGCGCCTACCTGAAGATGAGAGTAAAGGATCTCCAATGCCACCGGATTTTGCTGTTGAAGTCATCTCACCAACAGATGTTCAGTGGCGTGTCACTGAAAAGGTACAAGCTTATCTGGAGGCAGGAACTCAAATGGTATGGGTTGTTGAATCTGTCATGAAAACAGTAACAGTATATCGTTCTGAAACAGACATTAAGGTGTTTACGGGTGCGGACACACTTACTGGTGAGGATGTCGTGCCTGGATTTTCCTGTCGGGTTGCGCAGCTTTTTGAATAG
- a CDS encoding 5-formyltetrahydrofolate cyclo-ligase, with product MKIATERKRVRTETLRRREALTSEERARLSQRIVNSVSRWIQREGFDSVMLYLSMRSEVETTDLLEGLLNSGKQICAPTVNTEQVKLTPRRVQNPKTELVRHRYGMLEPKDACPIFPTEHLQLIVVPGIAFDRKGYRLGYGKGFYDRFLTKCPHAIPIGLAYQIQVVEDTFPQAWDVPVQHIFTETGRIAI from the coding sequence ATGAAGATCGCGACCGAACGGAAACGCGTCCGCACTGAAACACTCCGCCGTCGCGAGGCACTCACCTCAGAAGAGAGGGCAAGGCTCAGCCAGCGTATCGTTAATTCCGTTTCACGCTGGATACAGCGTGAGGGTTTCGATTCCGTGATGCTCTACCTGAGTATGAGAAGCGAGGTTGAAACCACCGATCTGCTTGAAGGGTTACTTAATTCAGGCAAGCAGATTTGCGCCCCAACGGTAAATACCGAACAGGTAAAACTCACACCAAGGCGGGTTCAGAATCCGAAAACAGAACTGGTCCGTCATCGCTACGGCATGTTGGAACCTAAGGACGCATGTCCAATTTTCCCGACTGAACACCTTCAACTCATCGTGGTTCCCGGTATCGCCTTCGATCGAAAGGGATATCGTCTCGGCTACGGCAAGGGTTTCTATGACCGATTCCTCACGAAATGCCCGCACGCCATCCCTATTGGATTAGCATATCAGATACAGGTTGTAGAAGATACGTTTCCACAAGCGTGGGATGTCCCTGTTCAACACATCTTCACAGAGACGGGTAGGATAGCGATTTAA
- a CDS encoding EutN/CcmL family microcompartment protein: protein MILGKVTGTIVATQKDEKLIGSKLMVVQDVNLDGDVDRKYTVAVDAVGAGIGEIVLIATGSSARQTAVTSNKPVDAVIMAIVDTVEVAGKVRYQK from the coding sequence ATGATCCTTGGAAAAGTGACTGGGACAATCGTCGCGACGCAGAAAGATGAAAAATTGATCGGAAGCAAGCTGATGGTTGTCCAAGATGTAAACCTGGACGGAGACGTTGATCGGAAATATACAGTCGCTGTAGATGCAGTAGGTGCTGGTATCGGTGAAATTGTCCTTATCGCCACCGGTAGTTCCGCTCGACAGACCGCAGTGACGAGCAATAAACCGGTTGACGCTGTAATCATGGCGATTGTTGATACCGTGGAAGTCGCTGGAAAAGTCAGGTATCAAAAGTAG
- a CDS encoding Ldh family oxidoreductase encodes MQEIVVDSARLHDFARTLCEKAGLRSEDGETIAKHQVLTDLRGVHSHGTRALPGYLNLILDGKMNAQPDLRIATEGPSFAVVDGDNGMGHLASTLAMETAIAKAKTTGIAAVGVRNAGHFGAAACYAIMAASNQMIGFSTTNTGGASIVAPGGAEAVVANNAMSYALPIGDGHPIVLDMACGVSAWGKIGTLRMYGKPIPEGWLIDETGQPTSDPDKGRFLAPAAGPRGYGLALIMGILAGPLSGGLMACNKSGDPSEHFFFAMDVASFTDYDGYVAEIQRGIDKIHASKTAEGVEQAYLPGEIEWNNYDNYLENGIPIHVDHLRGLAGIADKLDVPICWEW; translated from the coding sequence ATGCAGGAGATTGTTGTAGATTCAGCGAGATTACACGATTTCGCCCGGACGCTTTGTGAAAAAGCAGGGTTACGTTCGGAAGACGGGGAGACGATCGCGAAACATCAGGTGCTAACCGATCTGCGCGGTGTGCATTCACACGGCACACGTGCCTTGCCGGGTTACCTCAACCTTATCCTTGATGGGAAGATGAACGCACAACCCGACCTCCGCATCGCGACAGAGGGTCCAAGCTTCGCTGTCGTTGACGGAGATAATGGGATGGGTCATCTGGCAAGCACGCTGGCAATGGAGACAGCGATAGCAAAGGCGAAAACGACAGGCATCGCTGCTGTAGGGGTTCGCAATGCTGGACATTTCGGTGCAGCCGCATGCTACGCAATTATGGCGGCATCGAACCAGATGATCGGATTTTCGACAACAAACACAGGGGGAGCCTCTATTGTCGCTCCGGGTGGTGCAGAAGCGGTGGTCGCCAACAACGCGATGAGTTACGCCTTGCCGATCGGTGACGGGCATCCGATCGTGTTAGACATGGCGTGTGGGGTATCGGCGTGGGGAAAGATAGGTACGCTACGAATGTATGGTAAACCGATTCCAGAAGGGTGGCTCATAGATGAGACGGGTCAACCTACCAGCGATCCAGATAAGGGACGCTTCCTTGCACCGGCAGCGGGACCGAGAGGTTATGGATTGGCACTCATTATGGGCATTTTAGCGGGTCCTCTCAGTGGTGGTTTGATGGCTTGCAATAAATCAGGCGATCCGTCTGAACACTTCTTCTTCGCTATGGATGTTGCGAGTTTCACAGACTACGACGGCTATGTTGCGGAAATCCAACGGGGTATAGATAAGATTCACGCTTCAAAAACGGCAGAAGGCGTGGAACAGGCATACCTCCCCGGCGAAATTGAGTGGAATAACTACGACAATTACCTTGAGAATGGCATTCCCATTCATGTAGACCATTTACGAGGCCTCGCAGGCATCGCTGACAAGTTAGATGTTCCTATCTGTTGGGAGTGGTAG
- a CDS encoding Gfo/Idh/MocA family oxidoreductase, producing the protein MDKIRIAFIGCGGMSSQLQQCIPMVPEFEFVATCDLVEEKAASNARRFGALRHYTDYNEMFKNEDLYAVAVVGRPEDKLHRDIGIECLREGYHIYTEKPPATTAEGAKMLVDASIESGKTGMVGTMWRHAPANRIAKQLMDEDEFGIPCQYHTRYLAPGPRLSEAGSPFAWSFMLDQVIHPTDCMRFFMGQVSEVFAMGTVDAASSTVSMSVNLRYENGGIGTMTLGTGPVLEAMVFIKGTGNQAIQVLETRKLRRYRMPTWLGEGGGYADTPTEEWTLNTAYHGIGRPGYLEEMQHWAQSLQAGTQPHSSLEDSYQNMRVLEAISRSIETGEVVQIPA; encoded by the coding sequence ATGGATAAAATCCGAATTGCTTTTATTGGTTGTGGTGGTATGTCGTCGCAATTGCAACAGTGTATACCGATGGTGCCGGAATTTGAATTCGTTGCCACCTGTGATCTCGTTGAAGAGAAGGCAGCATCGAACGCTCGAAGGTTCGGCGCACTCCGTCATTACACCGATTACAATGAGATGTTTAAAAATGAAGACCTCTATGCCGTGGCTGTTGTGGGCAGACCGGAGGATAAATTACATCGCGACATCGGTATTGAGTGCCTCCGAGAGGGGTATCATATTTATACCGAGAAGCCGCCCGCGACCACCGCTGAAGGCGCGAAGATGTTGGTTGATGCCTCTATTGAGAGCGGTAAAACAGGTATGGTCGGCACCATGTGGCGACATGCCCCGGCGAATCGGATCGCTAAGCAGTTGATGGACGAAGATGAGTTCGGTATACCGTGCCAATATCATACCCGGTATCTCGCACCAGGTCCCCGTCTAAGCGAGGCAGGATCGCCCTTTGCCTGGTCCTTCATGCTTGATCAGGTGATCCATCCGACCGATTGCATGCGTTTCTTTATGGGACAGGTCAGCGAGGTTTTCGCAATGGGCACGGTTGATGCCGCATCGAGTACCGTCTCCATGTCCGTGAATCTGCGTTACGAGAACGGTGGTATCGGTACGATGACGCTCGGCACCGGTCCGGTTTTAGAAGCAATGGTTTTTATCAAAGGTACCGGAAATCAGGCGATTCAGGTATTGGAGACACGCAAGTTGCGCCGTTACCGTATGCCGACATGGCTCGGCGAAGGTGGTGGTTATGCCGATACACCAACTGAAGAATGGACCCTCAATACCGCATATCACGGTATTGGCAGACCCGGTTATCTCGAAGAGATGCAACATTGGGCACAGTCGCTGCAAGCGGGAACGCAGCCACACTCAAGCCTCGAAGATTCCTACCAGAACATGCGCGTCTTGGAAGCGATTAGCCGTAGCATCGAAACCGGAGAAGTCGTTCAAATTCCAGCATAG
- a CDS encoding DUF433 domain-containing protein yields the protein MEKLNRIQINPKICLGQPVIRGTRITVSVILKLLANGRSVEEVIEDYPELKAADVQEAMKYAALIS from the coding sequence ATGGAAAAACTGAATCGAATTCAAATTAATCCAAAAATTTGTCTTGGGCAACCTGTGATTCGAGGCACCCGAATCACGGTCAGCGTAATTCTCAAATTATTAGCCAATGGTCGGTCAGTTGAGGAGGTTATTGAGGATTATCCGGAATTGAAGGCTGCTGATGTCCAAGAAGCGATGAAGTACGCTGCACTGATCTCGTAA